The Methyloferula stellata AR4 genome includes a window with the following:
- the tssM gene encoding type VI secretion system membrane subunit TssM: MKRQSEGWQPWFKSGIRLIKTRLWIRLAISFGSAFLLALLIWFAAPLLSFGSFQPFEDAGPRLTIILLIFLAVGGAEAYRFYIRKQGAEQIARTMGADDSDAPVLAERMKEALATLRDVSGGSGNYLYDLPWYVLIGPPGSGKTTALVNSGLEFPLAQGATPGAVSGVGGTRYCDWWFTDDAVLIDTAGRYTTQDSDAKADQKSWFAFLDLLKRSRPRQPINGVIVAISLEDILTSNAKELAAHADAIRARLLELHNRLKVDFPVYALFTKADLVIGFMEYFNDLGEGARRQVWGATFPTADKTRNMIGTVPGEFDALITRLNQSLPEKLENEKDPTSRVLLFGFPAQMAALRQPIANFLDQIFDPVRYPINAALRGLYFTSGTQQGTPIDQLLGALSKNFGAQGVAAPTFSGQGKSFFLTDLIKIVIIGEAGWVTRVRANSLMTAAAYAALLAVVPLIVGAWWVSYAHNNDMITQSQDASSRYKTLASGLSQTNTVSDRDFGKILPPLHALRFMPGGYQDHTTPVISYAGFGLAQSARLRSAAETAYQIGLERLLRPRLIYRLEEQLEANANDPKFLYEALKVYLMLGGLKTVDRPLLIGWMERDWSENLYAGPKNADGRKELEQHLVAMLDLDNGRNSFVSLNGPLVERSQATLARIDPAQRAYELLEDRAKSALIDDWIASKNAGAGALVVFDDSLDRFHIPYFFTHAGFEHAFVGQLMAMQTEMNRNRWILGRFGEQPVVADQYERLLPDLVDIYTKNFVAAWQENIAKVQIRRLTEDRPTYPLLTAAAAVTSPIARLLEAIHDETSLHDVPQSLGDSASNTPNGAAASLVGSSGESPAKMVDKALRPYQLLVEGNSGRRPIDLILSDLNDIRSNLNRLATNTSQADQLSSRLDAEVGKLKNDTDRMPPPFAMMMDTTANDVTREIADSASARRVQVLRDKVTFSCQETIASRYPFSANAEQEVTLADFRRMFGPKGLLDQFATETIIPAADTSGSDWKWHEDAPISRQLSPTALSDFQKAAAIRDSFFADGPTPGFTVAVTPPTTTGVKLEIDSTAIYARGNTASTTVQWPGSSEPHRAVLGVEMPGGRPPLTIEKTGVWALYRVLDTGQVTPDGTLASFTLAGREFKFRFTPNNGTKPLALSLLRSFHCPSGT, translated from the coding sequence ATGAAGCGGCAAAGCGAAGGCTGGCAGCCTTGGTTTAAATCGGGCATTCGCCTGATCAAAACGAGACTCTGGATTCGTCTGGCGATCAGTTTCGGCAGCGCCTTCCTGCTCGCCCTCTTGATCTGGTTCGCCGCACCGCTTTTGAGCTTCGGTTCGTTTCAGCCGTTCGAGGATGCGGGCCCGCGCCTTACCATCATTCTTTTGATCTTCCTGGCCGTCGGCGGTGCCGAGGCCTATCGTTTCTACATACGCAAGCAAGGCGCGGAGCAGATCGCGCGCACGATGGGCGCCGACGACAGCGACGCGCCGGTTTTGGCCGAGCGCATGAAGGAAGCGCTTGCGACCTTGCGCGATGTCAGCGGCGGCAGCGGCAATTACCTCTATGATCTGCCCTGGTATGTCCTGATCGGGCCGCCGGGCTCAGGCAAAACCACCGCGCTCGTCAATTCCGGCCTCGAATTTCCGCTGGCGCAAGGGGCTACGCCCGGCGCCGTCTCCGGCGTCGGCGGCACGCGCTACTGCGATTGGTGGTTTACCGACGATGCCGTGCTCATCGATACGGCCGGTCGCTATACGACGCAGGATTCGGATGCAAAAGCCGATCAGAAAAGCTGGTTCGCTTTTCTTGACTTGTTGAAACGCAGCCGGCCGCGGCAGCCGATCAACGGCGTCATCGTCGCGATCAGCCTCGAAGATATCCTGACCTCGAACGCCAAGGAACTCGCCGCGCACGCCGACGCGATCCGCGCCCGCCTGCTCGAATTGCACAACCGGCTGAAGGTCGACTTTCCCGTCTACGCGCTTTTCACCAAGGCCGATCTCGTGATCGGCTTCATGGAATATTTCAACGATCTCGGCGAAGGCGCGCGACGCCAGGTCTGGGGCGCGACATTTCCAACCGCCGACAAGACGCGCAACATGATCGGCACAGTGCCGGGCGAGTTCGACGCGCTGATCACGCGCCTCAACCAGAGCCTGCCGGAAAAGCTCGAAAACGAGAAAGACCCGACGAGCCGGGTCCTTCTCTTCGGCTTCCCTGCGCAGATGGCGGCGCTACGCCAACCGATCGCGAATTTCCTCGACCAGATCTTCGATCCGGTCCGCTATCCCATAAATGCCGCGCTGCGCGGCCTCTATTTCACGTCGGGCACGCAGCAAGGCACGCCGATCGACCAATTGCTCGGCGCGCTGTCAAAGAATTTCGGCGCGCAAGGCGTCGCCGCGCCGACCTTCTCCGGACAAGGCAAGAGCTTCTTCCTGACCGATCTCATCAAGATCGTCATCATCGGCGAAGCCGGATGGGTCACGCGCGTCCGCGCCAACAGCCTGATGACGGCCGCGGCCTATGCCGCGCTCCTTGCCGTCGTGCCGCTCATCGTCGGCGCCTGGTGGGTGAGCTATGCGCATAACAACGACATGATCACGCAAAGCCAGGATGCGAGCAGCCGGTATAAGACGCTCGCCTCGGGTCTCAGCCAGACGAACACCGTCTCGGACCGCGATTTCGGCAAGATCCTGCCGCCCCTGCATGCGCTTCGCTTCATGCCCGGCGGCTATCAGGACCATACGACGCCGGTGATTTCCTATGCCGGCTTCGGCCTTGCTCAAAGTGCAAGGCTTCGCTCGGCGGCCGAGACCGCCTATCAGATCGGGCTCGAACGGCTTTTGCGGCCGAGGCTCATCTATCGCCTCGAAGAACAGCTCGAAGCCAATGCCAACGATCCGAAGTTCCTCTATGAGGCGCTGAAGGTCTATCTGATGCTCGGCGGCCTCAAGACCGTCGACCGGCCCTTGCTGATCGGCTGGATGGAGCGCGACTGGTCGGAAAATCTCTATGCCGGCCCGAAAAATGCCGATGGACGCAAAGAACTCGAGCAGCATCTCGTCGCGATGCTCGACCTCGACAATGGCCGCAATTCTTTCGTCTCGCTGAACGGACCGCTTGTCGAACGGTCGCAAGCAACCTTGGCGCGCATTGATCCGGCGCAACGCGCCTACGAACTGCTCGAAGACAGAGCCAAGTCGGCTCTCATCGACGATTGGATCGCGTCGAAAAACGCAGGCGCCGGCGCACTCGTCGTCTTCGACGATTCCCTCGACCGGTTCCACATTCCTTATTTCTTCACGCATGCCGGTTTCGAACATGCCTTCGTCGGGCAATTGATGGCCATGCAGACCGAGATGAATCGCAATCGCTGGATCCTCGGCCGCTTCGGCGAGCAGCCGGTCGTCGCCGATCAATACGAGCGGCTGCTGCCCGATCTCGTCGACATCTACACAAAGAACTTCGTCGCGGCCTGGCAGGAGAATATCGCCAAGGTGCAGATCCGCCGCCTAACCGAGGACCGGCCGACCTATCCGCTGCTGACGGCCGCCGCCGCCGTGACGTCTCCGATCGCGCGCCTGCTTGAAGCGATCCACGACGAAACCTCCCTGCACGACGTCCCGCAGAGTCTCGGCGACAGCGCCTCCAATACACCGAATGGCGCCGCGGCCTCACTTGTCGGCAGTTCGGGCGAGTCGCCGGCCAAAATGGTCGATAAGGCGCTGCGTCCCTACCAATTGCTCGTCGAAGGCAATTCCGGCCGCCGGCCGATCGATCTCATTTTGTCGGACCTGAACGACATCAGATCGAATCTCAACCGGCTTGCCACCAATACGTCGCAGGCGGATCAGCTTTCGTCGCGGCTCGATGCGGAAGTCGGCAAACTCAAAAACGACACGGACCGCATGCCGCCGCCTTTTGCGATGATGATGGACACGACGGCAAACGACGTGACGCGTGAAATCGCCGACTCGGCATCGGCACGCCGCGTTCAGGTTCTGCGCGACAAGGTGACCTTCTCATGCCAGGAGACCATCGCGAGCCGTTATCCTTTCTCGGCCAATGCCGAGCAGGAGGTCACGCTGGCCGATTTCCGCCGCATGTTCGGGCCGAAGGGATTGCTCGATCAATTCGCGACCGAGACCATCATTCCCGCCGCGGACACCTCCGGCAGCGACTGGAAATGGCATGAGGATGCCCCGATCTCGCGGCAATTGTCGCCGACGGCGCTGTCTGATTTCCAGAAGGCCGCGGCGATCCGCGATTCATTCTTCGCTGACGGCCCCACGCCCGGCTTTACCGTCGCCGTGACACCGCCGACGACGACCGGCGTCAAGCTCGAAATCGACAGCACCGCCATTTACGCAAGAGGCAATACCGCCTCCACGACGGTTCAATGGCCGGGCTCGAGCGAGCCGCATCGCGCCGTTCTCGGCGTCGAAATGCCCGGCGGCCGGCCGCCGCTGACCATCGAAAAGACAGGCGTTTGGGCGCTTTACCGCGTCCTCGACACCGGACAAGTGACCCCCGACGGCACGCTCGCGAGCTTCACCCTCGCCGGCCGCGAGTTCAAATTCCGCTTCACGCCCAACAACGGGACCAAACCTCTGGCTTTATCGCTGCTGCGATCATTCCACTGTCCGAGCGGGACCTGA
- the tagF gene encoding type VI secretion system-associated protein TagF gives MQYGLFGKLPARRDFIAHAVPRSFLRFWETWLEKSMSESRAKLGAGAWEETFRSAPIWRFWLGADVCGQAILGAFMPSMDAVGRYFPLTLIAMPDGDVVRPPNVDPRHAWFEKIEDILLSALAPDTSLDTVLEEIGNLKNAGAEVAHEPVAEPKFGTPLNDRPALPLAELFAVCRLAYQDCSVAATTFWWTAGGEGFRPVGLMRKHFPETRVFTDMLTGHFDPRGAETIAIGVKPL, from the coding sequence ATGCAATACGGCCTTTTCGGAAAGCTCCCCGCAAGGCGCGACTTCATCGCTCACGCCGTGCCACGGAGCTTTCTGCGCTTTTGGGAGACCTGGCTGGAAAAGAGCATGTCGGAAAGCCGCGCCAAACTCGGCGCGGGCGCATGGGAAGAGACCTTCAGGTCCGCGCCGATCTGGCGTTTCTGGCTCGGCGCGGACGTCTGTGGGCAAGCCATTCTCGGCGCCTTCATGCCGTCCATGGATGCGGTCGGCCGGTATTTTCCTTTGACCCTGATCGCCATGCCTGACGGTGACGTCGTCAGGCCGCCGAATGTCGATCCGCGTCATGCCTGGTTTGAAAAAATAGAAGACATTCTCCTGTCAGCGCTCGCACCGGATACGTCGCTCGACACGGTTCTGGAAGAAATCGGCAATTTGAAAAATGCCGGCGCCGAGGTGGCGCATGAGCCTGTTGCAGAACCGAAATTCGGCACGCCGCTCAATGATAGGCCGGCTCTGCCGCTGGCCGAGCTTTTCGCGGTTTGCAGACTGGCCTATCAAGATTGTAGCGTCGCGGCGACGACCTTCTGGTGGACGGCCGGCGGCGAAGGTTTCAGACCTGTCGGCTTGATGCGTAAACACTTTCCCGAAACGCGGGTCTTTACGGATATGCTCACAGGACATTTCGACCCCCGCGGGGCAGAAACGATTGCGATCGGGGTAAAGCCGTTATGA
- a CDS encoding PP2C family protein-serine/threonine phosphatase: MVRIFDSGATTDVGKVRDENEDAFLVLPESGVWAVADGMGGHEAGALASATVVNALQTIRTPTSVTDLVTLCYDRLSQANHKLLQIADEKGGIVIGATVAAFLAHDGYYACLWSGDSRIYLVRGDQMSQISRDHTEVAELIAEGVLTQEEAQNWPRRNVITRAIGVHDEIDVEITQGVLQKGDTFVICSDGLTAHVSDEEIFQIARFHAPQSATDALVALTMERGALDNVTVVVIRYAPRGSTVVFPATTGPIAQWGQK, encoded by the coding sequence ATGGTCCGTATATTCGATAGCGGGGCAACGACCGACGTCGGCAAGGTCCGGGACGAAAACGAGGATGCTTTTCTCGTTTTGCCCGAAAGCGGCGTTTGGGCCGTCGCCGATGGGATGGGCGGACATGAGGCGGGCGCGCTCGCCAGCGCAACGGTCGTCAATGCCTTGCAGACGATCAGAACGCCGACCTCGGTGACCGATCTCGTCACACTCTGTTACGATCGACTGTCGCAGGCCAACCATAAGCTTTTGCAGATCGCCGACGAGAAAGGCGGCATCGTGATCGGCGCGACGGTCGCGGCCTTCCTCGCGCATGACGGCTATTATGCCTGTCTTTGGTCGGGCGACAGCCGCATTTATCTCGTGCGCGGCGATCAGATGTCGCAAATTTCGCGCGATCATACCGAAGTCGCGGAATTGATCGCCGAAGGCGTGCTCACCCAGGAAGAAGCGCAGAACTGGCCGCGCCGCAATGTCATTACGCGGGCGATCGGAGTTCACGACGAGATCGATGTCGAAATAACGCAAGGCGTTTTGCAGAAAGGCGACACGTTCGTGATCTGCAGCGACGGCCTCACCGCGCATGTGAGCGACGAGGAAATCTTCCAGATCGCGCGCTTTCACGCGCCGCAAAGCGCGACAGATGCGCTGGTCGCCCTGACGATGGAGCGCGGTGCGCTCGACAATGTCACGGTTGTCGTCATCCGCTATGCACCGCGCGGCTCTACCGTGGTCTTTCCCGCGACGACGGGTCCGATCGCGCAATGGGGTCAGAAATGA
- a CDS encoding serine/threonine-protein kinase, translating into MNQAASFGATRPIIPPGTQLNGIYEIDEPIAAGGMGEIYKGHAIQTGDIVAIKLIRSDMAEAEAALALFRKEASALHNLYHEAIVRYYVFTIDPNLNRPYLAMEYVDGQSLSAMLRGGPLAFEAVYRLMQRIAAGLNAAHERGIVHRDVSPDNIIIPAGDMSRAKIIDFGIARSTRLGDDGTVIGSGFAGKYNYVSPEQLGLFGGDVTPRSDIYSLGLVLAEALRHGPVDMGGSHVDVIEKRRSVPDIGPIDSRLRPLIEQMLQPNPDDRPASMAEVAEWVAGPGTTVRHTGLKLRQKSATQFKPKQKLRQEPGTAGPQRAMLIGGGAFAAATLVAIGLYLVLRPSANVAPPAAPVLQADQAPALTNSETPPQALPGEPEVSHVGFGLAAPADIGKLVLGTQPGADIQTLLDQSGDPARRQKISAVTQYINQYDGGDCFFVKPVQVAESGAVLEGYATSAAPFQVMDDAFRRTQGFEADIGVRQVASGECPVVAFLGKLRAHAATAPRLELASATLKSGQPLSGTLTELDGRQVDLLLVADDGSVHAVPTTGEDKLSFSLHPGPELADGKPQFLLAVASTRPVAALHAAKLANADKLLPQILSEAERANQQLSVSAKLFKVDR; encoded by the coding sequence ATGAACCAGGCCGCCTCGTTTGGAGCCACACGGCCGATCATCCCTCCGGGGACTCAGCTGAATGGCATCTACGAGATCGACGAGCCGATCGCGGCCGGCGGCATGGGCGAAATCTATAAGGGCCACGCGATTCAGACGGGCGACATCGTCGCCATCAAACTGATCCGCTCCGATATGGCCGAGGCCGAAGCGGCCCTCGCCTTGTTCCGTAAGGAAGCTTCGGCGCTTCACAATCTCTATCACGAAGCGATCGTGCGCTATTACGTCTTCACGATCGATCCCAATCTCAACCGCCCTTACCTCGCGATGGAATATGTCGACGGGCAGAGCCTGTCGGCCATGTTGCGCGGCGGCCCCCTGGCCTTCGAGGCCGTCTATCGGCTCATGCAGCGGATTGCCGCCGGCCTTAACGCGGCGCATGAACGCGGCATCGTCCACCGCGACGTGTCGCCCGACAATATCATCATCCCCGCCGGCGATATGAGCCGCGCGAAGATCATCGATTTCGGCATCGCCCGCTCGACGCGCCTCGGCGACGACGGCACCGTCATCGGCAGCGGCTTTGCCGGCAAATATAATTATGTCTCGCCCGAACAGCTCGGACTCTTCGGCGGCGACGTGACGCCGCGCTCAGATATCTACAGTCTCGGCCTCGTGCTCGCGGAAGCCTTGCGCCACGGGCCGGTCGATATGGGCGGCAGCCATGTCGACGTCATCGAAAAGCGCCGCTCCGTTCCTGACATCGGCCCGATCGACTCGCGTCTGCGGCCGCTCATCGAACAGATGCTGCAGCCCAACCCGGATGACCGTCCGGCCTCGATGGCGGAGGTCGCCGAGTGGGTGGCCGGCCCCGGCACGACGGTGCGGCATACTGGTCTCAAGCTGCGGCAAAAATCTGCCACGCAGTTCAAGCCAAAGCAGAAGCTGAGGCAGGAGCCCGGCACCGCCGGTCCGCAGCGCGCCATGCTGATCGGCGGCGGCGCCTTCGCCGCGGCGACCCTTGTCGCGATCGGGCTCTATCTGGTCTTGCGGCCTTCGGCGAATGTGGCGCCTCCCGCAGCGCCGGTCTTGCAGGCCGACCAGGCACCCGCCTTGACCAATTCGGAGACACCCCCGCAGGCCCTTCCCGGCGAACCCGAGGTCAGCCATGTCGGGTTCGGCCTCGCCGCACCCGCGGATATCGGCAAGCTGGTGCTCGGCACCCAACCCGGCGCCGACATCCAGACGCTCTTGGATCAATCCGGCGATCCGGCGCGGCGCCAGAAGATCAGTGCCGTGACGCAATATATCAATCAATATGACGGCGGGGATTGCTTCTTCGTAAAGCCGGTTCAGGTGGCCGAGTCAGGCGCCGTCCTCGAAGGCTACGCCACGTCGGCAGCGCCGTTTCAAGTGATGGACGACGCGTTCCGCCGGACCCAAGGGTTCGAAGCCGACATCGGCGTGCGGCAAGTCGCAAGCGGAGAATGTCCGGTCGTCGCGTTTCTCGGTAAGCTACGCGCCCATGCGGCAACAGCGCCGCGCCTCGAGCTTGCCTCCGCGACGCTGAAATCCGGGCAACCTCTCTCCGGGACATTGACCGAACTCGATGGCCGTCAAGTCGATCTTCTGCTGGTCGCCGACGACGGATCGGTGCACGCGGTGCCGACAACAGGCGAGGATAAGCTGTCGTTTTCGCTCCACCCCGGACCCGAGCTCGCGGATGGAAAGCCACAATTCCTCTTGGCCGTCGCCAGCACGAGGCCCGTAGCGGCGCTCCATGCCGCCAAGCTCGCCAATGCCGACAAGCTCCTCCCGCAGATTCTGTCGGAGGCGGAGAGAGCCAATCAGCAGCTCTCGGTCAGTGCGAAATTGTTCAAGGTCGACCGCTGA
- a CDS encoding (2Fe-2S)-binding protein gives MDVSLLQRLRCGRFSQTAQLDRDHTNGMAFAFVLSAHPFTPIRCADRTFGAPMIVCSCNVLSDTKIRASINGGTCPKTPGALYKCMGCSPNCGRCFSTVQTIIIQALAEANVLDSNMCDLAGNNGATSFSS, from the coding sequence TTGGATGTATCGCTTCTTCAACGGTTGCGATGCGGCAGGTTTTCTCAAACAGCCCAACTCGACCGCGATCACACTAATGGCATGGCCTTTGCTTTTGTTCTAAGCGCTCACCCTTTCACACCGATTCGCTGCGCGGATCGTACTTTCGGTGCCCCGATGATCGTATGCTCCTGCAACGTTCTTTCCGACACGAAAATCCGCGCTTCCATCAACGGCGGGACCTGTCCCAAGACGCCTGGCGCCCTCTATAAATGCATGGGCTGCAGCCCTAACTGCGGACGTTGCTTTTCGACGGTTCAGACCATCATTATTCAGGCGCTCGCCGAAGCAAACGTGCTCGATTCCAACATGTGTGATTTGGCTGGCAACAATGGTGCGACCAGCTTTTCTTCGTGA
- the bfr gene encoding bacterioferritin, which yields MQGDEKVLEYLNRSLRSELTTINQYWLHFRILSNWGYKELGKKWREESIEEMRHADRFTDRILFLEGFPNLQVLDPLKIGQTVEEIIACDLASEYEARALYTEAAEYCNSVHDRVSKELYDDLLKDEERHIDFLETQQELIKQLGVQLYGQKYISLEEGSAGFGS from the coding sequence ATGCAGGGTGATGAAAAGGTTCTCGAATATTTAAATCGAAGCCTGCGCAGTGAATTGACGACGATTAACCAATATTGGCTGCATTTCCGCATCCTGAGCAATTGGGGCTACAAGGAATTAGGCAAGAAGTGGCGCGAGGAATCGATCGAAGAGATGCGCCATGCCGACCGGTTCACCGATCGCATCCTCTTCCTCGAAGGCTTCCCCAACCTGCAGGTCCTCGATCCCTTGAAGATCGGACAGACGGTCGAGGAGATCATCGCCTGCGATCTCGCCTCGGAATATGAGGCGCGCGCGCTCTACACGGAAGCCGCCGAATATTGCAACTCGGTGCATGACCGCGTGTCCAAAGAGCTCTATGACGATCTCCTGAAGGACGAGGAAAGACACATCGATTTCCTCGAGACCCAGCAAGAGCTGATCAAGCAGCTCGGCGTCCAGCTCTACGGTCAAAAATATATCAGCCTGGAAGAAGGCAGCGCCGGTTTCGGCTCCTGA
- a CDS encoding MMPL family transporter encodes MQISDESNSDISHGAPRGPITRAIVAIVHASSHHAKLVLLLGVLLSVAAAWYAGNHFQITTDTNEFISASLPWRQRLAAFDKLFPQLTDNIVVVIDGKSPELAEAAAAQIAEKMRGKPDLYSSVERPDGGPYFNKNGLLFLPPEELQQTVEGLMRAQPFLAVIASDRSLRGIMDAFSFVNRGVRAKAGTLDDFDRPMVALSGALEKILAGQNPFFSWRGLFTGQAPDKRELRRFINAKPILDYSALEPGEVPSEFIRQTAHDLGFTPADGVRVRLTGLVPLADEEFATVADGAGLNGAITALIVLFIIWRALKSMRIVVAVAVSVVVGLCITAAIGLMMVSALNLISVAFAVLFVGIGVDFGIQFSVRYRAERYEEPDFFKAIDLAASKAGRPLALAAAATTAGFYSFLPTDYRGVSELGLIAGTGMIIAFFSAITVLPALLSLLRPPAEREPVGYTFLAPVDAFLSNHRYAIVFGTLAIALAGTPLLRNLHFDFNPLNLRSSKVESVATLLDLEKDPNGDTNTINLLAPNFAAAKPIVERLEKLPEVSRVTTLEDLVPADQDAKLPIIQHAAAILSPLFDPQRRLDPPTDADDVAAMNKAAEAFTTTAAGESGKGADDARHLADLIRQLAAAPPATRAAARTDLLPSLNVTLDLMADSLQPQKTTVDSIPAGLRADWVARDGQVRIEAVPKGNPNDNEVLAKFTKAVQLIDPNATGEPVAIQESGATIVKAFVEAGLWALLSISVLLLIVLRRISDVLLTLVPLLLAGLVTLEITVLIGLPLNFANIIALPLLLGLGVAFKIYFVMAWRGGTTNLLQSSLTRAVFFSALTTATAFGSLWLSNHPGTSSMGKLLALSLCCTLAAAVLFQPALMGPPRVKEKDLDVH; translated from the coding sequence ATGCAGATATCGGACGAAAGCAACAGTGACATTTCTCACGGCGCGCCACGTGGCCCGATTACGCGGGCGATCGTCGCGATCGTCCACGCGAGCAGCCACCACGCCAAGCTTGTCCTGCTTCTGGGCGTTCTGCTTTCCGTGGCCGCGGCCTGGTATGCCGGAAACCATTTCCAGATCACGACCGATACCAATGAATTCATCTCGGCGTCCTTGCCTTGGCGCCAGAGGCTTGCGGCTTTCGATAAGCTGTTTCCGCAACTGACCGACAATATCGTCGTCGTGATCGATGGCAAGTCGCCCGAACTCGCCGAGGCCGCAGCCGCCCAGATCGCCGAAAAGATGCGCGGCAAGCCGGATCTCTACTCTTCGGTCGAGCGGCCGGACGGCGGACCCTATTTCAACAAGAACGGCCTTTTGTTCCTGCCGCCCGAAGAGCTTCAGCAAACCGTCGAGGGGCTCATGCGCGCGCAGCCCTTCCTCGCGGTGATCGCCTCCGATCGCAGCCTGCGCGGGATCATGGATGCGTTTTCCTTCGTCAACCGCGGTGTTCGCGCCAAGGCGGGCACGCTTGACGATTTCGACAGGCCTATGGTTGCCCTTTCAGGCGCTCTGGAAAAAATTCTCGCCGGACAGAATCCTTTCTTTTCATGGCGCGGGCTTTTTACCGGTCAGGCGCCGGATAAGCGCGAGCTGCGGCGCTTCATCAATGCGAAGCCCATTCTTGACTATTCGGCGCTCGAGCCCGGAGAAGTGCCGTCGGAATTCATAAGGCAGACCGCGCACGATCTCGGCTTTACGCCCGCCGATGGCGTGCGCGTGCGGCTGACCGGATTGGTGCCTTTGGCGGATGAGGAATTTGCGACTGTCGCCGATGGTGCTGGCCTCAATGGCGCGATTACCGCGCTGATCGTGCTCTTCATCATCTGGCGCGCCTTGAAATCCATGCGCATCGTGGTGGCCGTCGCGGTCAGCGTCGTCGTCGGCCTTTGCATCACAGCTGCAATCGGCCTGATGATGGTCAGCGCCTTGAATCTGATCTCCGTCGCTTTCGCTGTCCTCTTTGTCGGCATAGGCGTCGATTTCGGGATTCAATTCAGCGTCCGCTATCGCGCCGAACGTTATGAAGAGCCGGATTTTTTCAAAGCCATCGACCTCGCTGCTTCAAAAGCCGGACGTCCGCTGGCGTTGGCCGCCGCCGCGACGACGGCGGGGTTTTATTCCTTCTTGCCGACCGATTACCGCGGCGTCTCGGAATTGGGCCTCATCGCGGGCACCGGCATGATCATCGCCTTTTTCAGCGCGATCACCGTTTTGCCGGCGCTTTTGTCTTTGCTTCGGCCGCCGGCCGAACGCGAGCCGGTTGGTTACACGTTCTTGGCGCCTGTCGATGCGTTTTTATCGAACCATCGCTATGCGATCGTCTTCGGCACTTTGGCGATCGCGCTCGCCGGGACGCCGCTTTTGCGCAACCTCCATTTCGATTTCAATCCGCTCAACTTGCGCAGCAGTAAGGTCGAGTCGGTTGCGACTTTGCTCGATCTCGAAAAGGATCCAAACGGCGATACGAACACGATCAACCTCTTGGCCCCGAATTTCGCGGCGGCGAAGCCGATCGTCGAACGGCTCGAAAAATTGCCCGAGGTCTCGCGCGTCACGACTCTCGAAGATCTGGTCCCGGCGGATCAGGACGCGAAGCTTCCGATCATCCAACATGCCGCTGCGATCTTGTCGCCGCTCTTCGATCCGCAGCGGCGCCTCGATCCGCCGACCGACGCGGATGATGTCGCGGCGATGAACAAGGCGGCCGAGGCTTTCACGACGACTGCCGCCGGTGAGTCTGGGAAGGGCGCCGATGACGCGCGCCATCTTGCCGATCTCATCCGCCAGCTGGCCGCGGCACCGCCGGCGACGCGGGCGGCGGCGCGCACCGATCTGTTGCCGAGCCTGAATGTCACGCTCGATCTGATGGCGGATTCGCTGCAGCCACAAAAGACGACGGTCGATTCTATTCCCGCGGGGCTGCGCGCCGATTGGGTCGCACGTGACGGGCAGGTCCGTATCGAAGCCGTGCCGAAGGGCAATCCCAACGACAATGAGGTGCTCGCCAAATTCACCAAGGCCGTGCAATTGATCGACCCCAATGCGACCGGCGAGCCTGTCGCCATTCAGGAGTCCGGAGCGACCATCGTCAAAGCCTTTGTCGAGGCGGGGCTTTGGGCGCTTCTGTCGATCAGCGTGCTTTTGCTGATCGTCCTGCGGCGGATCAGCGACGTGCTCTTGACGCTCGTGCCCCTGCTGCTCGCAGGGCTTGTGACGCTCGAAATCACCGTCTTGATCGGCTTGCCGCTCAATTTCGCGAATATCATCGCTTTGCCGCTGCTGCTCGGATTGGGCGTCGCCTTCAAGATCTATTTCGTCATGGCTTGGCGCGGCGGCACGACCAATCTGCTCCAATCGAGCCTGACCCGCGCCGTCTTCTTCAGCGCGCTCACGACGGCGACGGCTTTCGGCAGCCTCTGGCTGTCGAACCATCCGGGCACGTCGAGCATGGGCAAGCTGCTGGCGCTGTCGCTCTGCTGCACGCTCGCGGCAGCCGTGCTCTTTCAGCCGGCCTTGATGGGGCCGCCCCGGGTCAAGGAAAAAGACCTAGACGTACATTGA